A genomic stretch from Panthera uncia isolate 11264 chromosome E3, Puncia_PCG_1.0, whole genome shotgun sequence includes:
- the TMEM219 gene encoding insulin-like growth factor-binding protein 3 receptor isoform X1 — translation MGKCLLTLRLLSSSSFLSSSRLSVEARTPLLPMGSCQAGHNLHLCLAHHPPLVCATLILLLLGLSGLGLGSFLLTHRTGLRSPDIPQDWVSFLRSFGQLTLCPVNGTATRKSRGSHVVGLLTTLNFGDGPDRNKTQTFETQVLGSHIGLKGSSATELVLITARVTAERTPGTCLYFSAAPGILPASQPPISCSEEGAGNATLNSRMAEECVRVWSHEGLVLTKLLTSEELALCGSRLFVLGSFLLLFCGLLCCLTAVCFHPRRESHWSRTRL, via the exons ATGGGTAAGTGCCTTCTGACTCTCAGGCTCTTGTCCAgttcttccttcctgtcctccaGCAGGCTCTCCGTGGAGGCCCGgacccctctcctccccatggGCAGCTGCCAGGCAGGGCACAACCTGCATCTCTGTCTCGCCCACCACCCACCTCTGGTCTGTGCCACTTTGATCCTGCTGCTTCTTGGCCTTTCAGGCCTGGGCCTTGGCAGCTTCCTCCTCACCCACAGGACTGGCCTGCGCAGCCCTGACATCCCTCAG GACTGGGTCTCTTTCCTGAGATCTTTTGGCCAGCTGACCCTGTGCCCCGTGAATGGGACAGCCACACGGAAGTCGCGTGGATCTCACGTTGTAGGCTTACTGACCACCTTGAACTTCGGAGATGGTCCAGACAGGAACAAGACCCAGACATTCGAAACCCAGGTCCTGGGTAGTCATATTGGATTGAAAG GATCCTCTGCAACAGAGCTGGTCCTCATTACAGCCAGGGTGACCGCAGAGAGGACCCCAGGAACCTGCCTGTATTTTAGTGCTGCCCCAGGAATCCTGCCCGCCAGCCAGCCCCCCATATCCTGCtcagaggagggagcaggaaaTGCCACCTTGAATTCTAGGATGGCTGAGGAGTGTGTCAGGGTCTGGAGCCACGAAGGCCTTGTGCTCACCAAGCTGCTCACGTCG GAGGAGCTGGCTCTGTGTGGCTCCAGACTGTTTGTTTTGGgctccttcctgcttctcttctgtgGCCTTCTCTGCTGTCTTACTGCTGTGTGCTTTCACCCGCGCCGGGAATCCCACTGGTCTAGAACCCGGCTCTGA
- the TMEM219 gene encoding insulin-like growth factor-binding protein 3 receptor isoform X2 yields MGSCQAGHNLHLCLAHHPPLVCATLILLLLGLSGLGLGSFLLTHRTGLRSPDIPQDWVSFLRSFGQLTLCPVNGTATRKSRGSHVVGLLTTLNFGDGPDRNKTQTFETQVLGSHIGLKGSSATELVLITARVTAERTPGTCLYFSAAPGILPASQPPISCSEEGAGNATLNSRMAEECVRVWSHEGLVLTKLLTSEELALCGSRLFVLGSFLLLFCGLLCCLTAVCFHPRRESHWSRTRL; encoded by the exons atggGCAGCTGCCAGGCAGGGCACAACCTGCATCTCTGTCTCGCCCACCACCCACCTCTGGTCTGTGCCACTTTGATCCTGCTGCTTCTTGGCCTTTCAGGCCTGGGCCTTGGCAGCTTCCTCCTCACCCACAGGACTGGCCTGCGCAGCCCTGACATCCCTCAG GACTGGGTCTCTTTCCTGAGATCTTTTGGCCAGCTGACCCTGTGCCCCGTGAATGGGACAGCCACACGGAAGTCGCGTGGATCTCACGTTGTAGGCTTACTGACCACCTTGAACTTCGGAGATGGTCCAGACAGGAACAAGACCCAGACATTCGAAACCCAGGTCCTGGGTAGTCATATTGGATTGAAAG GATCCTCTGCAACAGAGCTGGTCCTCATTACAGCCAGGGTGACCGCAGAGAGGACCCCAGGAACCTGCCTGTATTTTAGTGCTGCCCCAGGAATCCTGCCCGCCAGCCAGCCCCCCATATCCTGCtcagaggagggagcaggaaaTGCCACCTTGAATTCTAGGATGGCTGAGGAGTGTGTCAGGGTCTGGAGCCACGAAGGCCTTGTGCTCACCAAGCTGCTCACGTCG GAGGAGCTGGCTCTGTGTGGCTCCAGACTGTTTGTTTTGGgctccttcctgcttctcttctgtgGCCTTCTCTGCTGTCTTACTGCTGTGTGCTTTCACCCGCGCCGGGAATCCCACTGGTCTAGAACCCGGCTCTGA